One window of Nymphaea colorata isolate Beijing-Zhang1983 chromosome 11, ASM883128v2, whole genome shotgun sequence genomic DNA carries:
- the LOC116263951 gene encoding cysteine-rich repeat secretory protein 38-like yields MGYSVMVLRMKIGFPLLVLFLLLSFRVDPAMSSNDYIDSYCNTDINYIDGSEFQTNMRLAFATLIADVNPLGFSNATQGEGSDRVYAMAQCRGDVGQNTCKECIDTSTQKVNDTDCTHPMEAIIWYENCQLRYSNTDFFGILDVAHSGYNSWNDDVVADESFNEQLGSLLQNLTSLATTPREPASKLMFATGNILYTDLQTIYGLVQCTGDTSVADCKQCLDTTRSQIPTTEFCDHSTGCEIVTGSCRLRYDTKLFYETTTTSIPSPPPPPADSSPSPSLPPNSAPLSSPEPSVLTPPPNSAPVTSNTTTSDKRNHSSGTSVAIITIITFAFTTTDLLAMPSWL; encoded by the exons ATGGGTTACTCTGTAATGGTGCTAAGGATGAAGATCGGATTCCCCCTCCtcgtcctcttcctcctcctttccttCCGCGTCGACCCTGCAATGAGCAGCAATGACTATATTGATAGCTACTGCAACACGGACATCAATTACATTGACGGAAGCGAGTTTCAAACGAACATGCGCCTCGCCTTTGCCACTTTGATAGCGGATGTCAATCCCCTTGGTTTCTCCAATGCCACACAGGGGGAAGGATCGGATAGAGTGTATGCCATGGCGCAGTGCAGGGGCGACGTTGGTCAGAATACCTGCAAGGAGTGCATCGACACTTCGACCCAAAAGGTCAACGACACAGACTGCACCCACCCCATGGAAGCCATCATATGGTATGAAAACTGCCAGCTCCGCTACTCCAACACCGACTTCTTTGGTATCCTCGATGTCGCACATTCTGGGTATAATAGTTGGAACGATGACGTGGTGGCTGACGAGTCCTTCAACGAGCAGCTGGGCAGTCTGCTTCAGAATCTAACTTCTCTAGCAACAACACCAAGAGAGCCAGCTTCAAAGTTAATGTTTGCCACGGGCAACATCCTCTACACCGATCTGCAGACAATATACGGGCTAGTGCAGTGTACCGGAGATACCAGCGTTGCTGATTGTAAGCAGTGTTTGGACACCACCAGGTCCCAGATACCAACAACGGAGTTTTGCGATCATTCAACCGGCTGTGAAATTGTCACCGGAAGTTGCCGTTTGAGGTACGATACGAAGCTCTTTTATGAAACCACAACAACTTCAATCCCTTCTCCTCCGCCACCTCCAGCAGATTCAAGCCCAAGCCCATCCCTCCCGCCCAATTCAGCACCTCTATCAAGTCCAGAGCCAAGCGTATTAACTCCTCCGCCCAATTCAGCACCTGTAACATCCAACACTACTACATCAG ACAAGCGGAACCACTCAAGCGGCACATCTGTGGCTATAATAACCATCATTACTTTTGCGTTCACGACTACAGATCTACTCGCGATGCCGTCGTGGTTATAA